A stretch of DNA from Chloroflexota bacterium:
TTGACCAGTCCTGGGGCAAGAAGTTATCCACATGTGGATACCCCTCCCCCATACCCCCTCCCCACTACTACTTATCAACATCCTCTAACTGTCACGGAGGCATCTGAACGCAATCACCTCCCGAACATGCCTCATCTGAGTGGGCGCTTGGCCACGCCTTGACATAGGGACAGGTCAGTACTAAAATAATGCTAGACAATCCTTCCAAACACTGTTGCATATAGCGCCATATTTGCCATAACGCCTTCGCCAGCGGCTCTTCGATTGGCGAAGGCTTGCCTTAATCTCTAAGAACAGAATAGGTGGGAAGCGTACTCTACAAACCTAGCCCTTTCCCACCAGATTGGAGAGGCTAGAGAACTGACCGAACTGCGGGTCAAGCTGATGGCTTGACCTGATCGTACGAGAGGTTATCCTATGACTATCCCACTGCTCCTGGGGTAGCCTGTGCCCTAAATATCTGGGCATGAGGCCAGGGCTGGGAGGAGGCTAAGCAGATGTTATTGGCTCAAGTGGACAAGCTGCAATGCCCTGTTTGCCATTATGGTCAATTAACCACGTCTACCGCTAGTCTATCCAACCTGGAGCTCCACTCTGGTGAACTCTCCTGTGCCGCTTGCGGGCAGCGATTCCCCATTCGGGATGGCATCCCTATTTTACTCAAGCCAGACCTGGCTTACTTCTACAACCCAGATTATTCCGCCAAAACAGAAGGCGGTACCGAGAAGACGAGAGAGCTCCAATGGCACGACGCCCGTGCTCAGGATCACGACGAGCTCATCCAGATGTCACAGCAGAATGCTTATGCCCGTCTAAGATGGTGGCAGTTATTTGAATTGCTGCCATTCTTACAAGAATTACGACCGATGAGCGTGCTGTCCGCCTGTTGTGGCCTGGGCTTCGAGCTCTCCCTCCTGGCCGAGGTCTGTAAGGACCTGGCCTGTTTCGATATATCAGCCTATTCGGCCAGGGCGGCTAAGCAGCGGGCGGAGAGCACGCTGGCGGAGATCAGGCTCGATGCCTTCTGCGCCGATGTGGAGAACATCCCCTTAAAGGACGACAGCTTTGACCTGGTCGTTGCCCATCACAGTTTGCATCACCTTGAGGACCCAAGGCTAGCCATATCAGAGCTAATCCGGGTAGCTAGACGATACATAGCCCTGTTTGAACCCAGCCGGGGGATCGGTCGCAAACTGGTCAAGTCCTTAAAATTGAGATCAGCCATAGAAAAAGATGGGGCCGTCATTTATGAGTTCTCCCCAACATTGTTTCAGGACCTCGGAAATGTTAAGGTACAGCGTTATGAAAAAGTGTTAGTGAGTACCGTCAGGCATAAGGAGCTACCGCTCTGGAAATGGATCAGCCGACTCGGGCTGACAGAGCCCTTCGTCTGGCTGGTGCGGACCCTCAATCTTGCTCTAGGAAGCACCCTGGGCACAAAGGCGACGATACTCCTGGAGAAGATATAAAGTTGTCCAAACAGGAACAGAGAATGACTTGGCCCAACGCTCTAACGATCAATCGCTCCTTGTCGAAGGCACCTTTAGACATCTCTATCGTGATGCCCGTCTTCAACGAGGCAAAAACCGTTGTGCCTCTTTATCATCAGTTGCGAGAGGTTATGGAGGGGATTGGTAAAACCTACGAGCTTATCGCCATCGATGACGGCAGCACGGATGAAAGCTTCAAGGTTCTCCAAGAGTTGCATGATGAGGATAACAGGGTCAAGGTCATTCGTTTTCGGCGCAATTTCGGTCAAACGGCAGCCTTTTCAGCTGGTTTTGACTACGCCAACGGCGAAATCATCATAACCATGGACGCTGACCTTCAGAACGATCCACGGGATATCCCCCAGCTGCTCCAGAAGATGCATGATGGCTATGATGTGGTCAGTGGCTGGCGTTCCCAGCGGCAGGATGTCTATCTAAGCCGCGTGTTGCCCTCCAAAATAGCCAACCTGGTCATCTCCCAGGTCACTGGGGTCTGGCTACACGATTATGGTTGCTCTCTAAAAGCCTATAGACGTGAGGTGATCAAGAATATCCGGCTCTATGGCGAGATGCACCGCTTCATCCCCGCCCTGGCCAGCTGGATGGGTGTTCGGGTAGCCGAAGTGGATGTTCATCATTCGCCAAGGCGTTTCGGCAAATCGAACTACGGGCTTTCACGTACGATCAAGGTTATCCTTGATCTCTTAACCGTGCGCTTCCTGTTGAGCTACTCCACGAAACCGATACAGATATTCGGTCTGGTGGGCGGCTTGTGTTTAATCGCCGGCTTGGGACTGGGGATATACCTGGCAATTCTCAGGCTATTTATGAACGTTCCCATCGGCGACCGACCCCTTTTGCTTCTCAGCGCTCTACTGGCCATGGTCGGTGTCCAGATTGTGACCATGGGACTCCTCGGCGAGCTCGTAGTCAGAACCTATCACGAATCGCAAGGCAAGCCCACTTATGTCATAAGGGAGATCGTGGATTGAGCTACCGCATTCTGATGATCGCCCCCACACCCTTCTTTGCCGACCGCGGCTGCCACGTGCAAATCTATGAGCAAATGCGCTCCCTGCGCAAACTTGGTCACGAAGTGACCATTTGCACCTACCACAACGGGCGCGATCTGCCCGGCTTGGATATTAGGCGTATCATTAAGATCCCCTGGTATAATAAGATTGAAGCCGGACCATCCTACCACAAGCTCTATCTGGACCTGCTACTGCTCGTTAAATCCCTGCGTACAGCCTGGCAGATAAAGCCAGATATCATCCACGGCCATTTGCACGAAGGAGCAGTCATCGGCTACCTCGTAAGCCGCATAACCAAAGTGCCCCTGCTCTTTGACCTGCAAGGCAGCCTGACCGGAGAGTTAAGGGCGCATAATTTTCACCCTGAGCGAGGATTGTTGTACAAGCTACTGGGATGGGCGGAAGGGATGATCGACCATCTCCCAGAGGTAGTAGTCACCCAGTCTACAGAGATGATCGAGGAGTTGAAGAACAAGTTCAGACTCCCTGCAGAGAAGGTCTTTCTGACCCTGGATGGGGTAGATACGGACGAATTCCGGCCCGGTCTAGACAGCACAGACCTGAGGGCAAGCCTGAATCTGCCTGAGGGAAAGAAGATCGTCGTCTATCTCGGCCTTTTGAACGAATATCAGGGCGTTGACTGTTTGATTCAGTCCATCCCCCATGTGATAGCGCGATCTCCAAAGGTTCATTTTCTGATCATGGGCTTTCCTAATGAGGACAAGTATCAGAGAATGGCTGAACGGTCGGGCGTGGGCAGTTATGTCACGTTTACGGGACGGATAGACTATAAGGAAGCGCCCCGCTACATTTGTCTCGGCGACGTGGCTATCTCCCCGAAACTGGGCGAGACCGAGGCCAATGGGAAATTATATAACTACATGGCCTGCGGGCTACCTACGGTGGCCTTCGACACCCAGGTCAATCGGGAGATCCTGGGTGACCTGGGTATCTATGCCCAGCTTGGTGATCCAGCCTCCTTAGCTGAGGCGACCTTGACTGCCCTGAGCGATGGCTTTCCCGCCGAGGAGCTAAGGATGAAGCTGCGCCAAAGGGTATTGGACCATTTTTCATGGGATAACGTTGCCCGCCGGCTGGAGTCATGCTACGAGCTGGCTTATGACAGATGCGGTCAACACACAAAAGCAGCATTCCGCTGGAACAAGAAGGCATAAACAGGAGAAGGACACCGATTCAACTTTGAGACCTTACTCAGTTCAGAAAGAGGGTATCTCAACATAGGAGCACAGCCTTGAATCTAGCACTGGACATTCCGGCCAAGACCGATTACCCGCCGTATATTTTCTCCACAGCGTACGGACTGGAGAGCTGTGCTTCCGCTTACTACGAAACTAACTTCTTAATCAGAAGGGTCTTTATCCAGAGAATGAAGGAGACTATTAAGCTCATACCACCAAGGTCCTACAAATGCATATTAGATGCCGGTACAGGGATAGGGTTCCTCTTACCGACGCTCTCACACCTGGCCCAGTGCGTGGTGGCCGTAGACTACTCTCAAATTCTGACGACGACGATGCAGATGGTCAAGAGACGCCACTTAACCAATATTTACCCCTGCCAAGCCGATCTAACCAATCTTCCTTTCGATGCCAATTCATTCGATCTGATCATTTGTTTGAGTGTTCTGGAACATATCCCAGAACCAGCCGAAGTCCTTGGCGAGTTTAGGAGGGTACTTAAACGTGATGGGGTAGCGATCGTAGGTTATCCAGTAGAGAACCTCGCCTTGGGAATGATTCGTAAAATTGAGGGGATACTATTTCGCCCCGATCAATATAGGGCAGCCGCAGCCAGCGTAGGGCGACACCTGATCAGCGGTCACGTCACCGCTGGCCACTCCATCGCCACTGACGCGGCCAGACTGCTTAAGGTTGAACGGGAGGTCAATATAAAACTAGTCGGGCTAGCTCCGCTATATCAGCTACTGCGCTTGCAAATCGGCTAGAAAGGATAGTCATGAACATCGATTTCGTCTATGCAGGTAACCAAAAGGTTGGCCCAGTACCCTTCGGGGTCATCTCCCTGGCCGCCATCTTAGAAACAGAGGGGCACTCCGTTCAGGTGGTCGACCTCGATGGCCAGAGCTTCAGCTACGACTCCCTGGCCAAACGATATGAGAGAGAGAAACGAGAGCCAAAGATGATTGGCCTCACCACGATGACAACACCCACCCTGGAGAGGGTAGCCCATTTAGCTGAACTCTACCGTCAGATCTTTCCCCAAAGCCTGATCGTTGTAGGTGGCCCTCACGCCACCATCTTCCCTCAGGAGATGCTTCAGGAGTTGCCGATAGATGTGGTAGTTGTGGGGGAAGGGTACGTGACGGTGCAAGATCTGGCCAGGAAGATCGAAACCGGGGCTGATTTGGGTGAGGTCCAGGGCCTTTACTATCGTAAGAACGGAGGTATCACCCAAACAGGCGAGCGACCGTTACTGATGGAGATGGACATCCTCCCCATGCCCGCCTGGCATCTGGTGGACCTCCTACAGCATTATTACGTTTATATCATTGAGAGTCGTGGCTGTCCCTTCCGCTGCACCTTTTGCTATTCCCAGATGCATAAGAGATACATCACTAAAAGCCCAGCGCGTGTGGTTCAGGACATCAAGTATATGCATGACAGATTCAAGGTCCGTACCTTCAAATTCTGGGATGACCTACCCTTTGGTGGACATAAGGCGAAGATGGTGGAGTTCTGTGAGCGCCTGCGCCAGGAGCGGCTGAACGTCTCCTGGAGCTGCTTCATCCGCCCCGAGATGGTTGATGAGGAGACAATTCAGGCCATGCGTGCTGCTGGTTGCTTCCGTGTGGCGCTGGGGGTAGAAACCGGCTCGCCGCGCATGCTGAAGATTCTTAACAAGCATAACACGCCGGAAAAATACAGACACGTTTTCACCATCTTGAACAAACACGACATCATCACAGGCGTCACCTTTATGCTTGGGCTGCCTGATGAGAACAAGGAAGATCTGGAAATGAGCCTCCAACTAGCCCGAGAGATCAAGGCCACGGAGTATTTTGCCCAGAACTTTAAGCCCTACCCAGGCACGGCATTATTCCAGTTTGCTCTAGAGAGGGGTTTCAACCCGCCTCAAAACATCTTTGAGTGGTCTAAATATAGCGACTTTACCCAATACAACGTGAACGTATCCAACGTCTCCACCGAGGACTTGCTCAAGGTCAGAAAACAGATTGAGGGATTAACGGATAAAAGGAAGATTTATCGCATCTTGGCCAGAGTGGGGTTAAAGCAGGTGGCCACCGCTCCCCTGAAGGAGACCAGCCGCTTCTTACACGTCGGATACAATCGCTTGATCGCTCCCAGGATTAAGGGAGCAACAAGAATCTCTGGATGAGGAGGATTGTATTCTACTTGGACCAACTGCATTCCATCGAAGGCAAGTCACAGCCGACAAGATCCAACCTGGCTATGTTCTTAAATCAGCTCAGCCATGCGCTGTATCTAGGAATGCAAGCCATCAAGCCTATCCTGACCAGGCATGGGTCGACTCTAGTGCGAATCATAGGAAGCTTGCTCTTTATCTACTTCATTATCTCCTACGCTGGCGTTGACGGAGTACGTATTTTGAGCATGTTTCGGGACACGAACTACCTCTATGTCTTCCTCTCTCTTTTTTCCTTACTCCTCATCTACCCACTGATGGCCCTCAAGTGGGGCGCCTTACTCTCCCTCCAGGCTGTGCGGATCCCACTAAGGATACTGGCTATCCTTTACTGGATTGGAGCCTTCTTTAATGTGGTGATCCCGGGACGATACGGTGGCGACGTATTCAGGGCCTACGCCCTTTTCAAACACACGAAGCAAGTGGGGGGAACGATCTCGGTAGTCCTGGATCGCTTGTCAGGGATAGCTGTCCTCTTCATGCTGGCTATCTTGGCCTCACTCATTAACTATTCCTTAGTGGGAGCGAACTTTTTGCTTGCCATCAGCCTTGTCTTCGTTGTCTTCCTTATTTTAGTGGCCCTATTCTTCACGAAAAGCATCTACCTCTTCATTGCCAATCTCGTCCATCGGTTTGGGCTGTTTAATCTCGAAAGACAGGTCCTGGACCTGATAGAGGCTGTCCATTCATATAAAAGGCAGAGCAGGTCATGGCTAAATGTCTTTGCCCTTACCCTTATCGCCCAAGTTCTCAGCGTATTGACATGCTATTTTGGAGCCGTGGCTCTCGGGATAGCGCTCCCTTTTGGTTATTTTCTGCTGCTTATGCCCCCCATCTTCCTGACAGCACTCTTACCCATCTCGATCAACGGTATTGGTGTGCAGGATAGCGCTTACGTCTTTTTCTTCAGTAAGGTTGGGGTAGGCGCTTCTGAAGCACTATCGATGTCAATCCTTTACCATCTGTTACGAACGGCTCTGGATCTCTTGGGGGGCATAATTTACCTGGCCAGACGATAGTCAGGGCCAGGTATAAGGAGTCAACGATGGACGTTCTGTTAATCAACCCACCGTCCGATTTGCGCAAGTCATATGGCAAACTAGCCGAAGTGCAGGGTGCAGTTGAGCCCCTCGGTG
This window harbors:
- a CDS encoding methyltransferase domain-containing protein, with product MLLAQVDKLQCPVCHYGQLTTSTASLSNLELHSGELSCAACGQRFPIRDGIPILLKPDLAYFYNPDYSAKTEGGTEKTRELQWHDARAQDHDELIQMSQQNAYARLRWWQLFELLPFLQELRPMSVLSACCGLGFELSLLAEVCKDLACFDISAYSARAAKQRAESTLAEIRLDAFCADVENIPLKDDSFDLVVAHHSLHHLEDPRLAISELIRVARRYIALFEPSRGIGRKLVKSLKLRSAIEKDGAVIYEFSPTLFQDLGNVKVQRYEKVLVSTVRHKELPLWKWISRLGLTEPFVWLVRTLNLALGSTLGTKATILLEKI
- a CDS encoding glycosyltransferase family 2 protein, which gives rise to MTWPNALTINRSLSKAPLDISIVMPVFNEAKTVVPLYHQLREVMEGIGKTYELIAIDDGSTDESFKVLQELHDEDNRVKVIRFRRNFGQTAAFSAGFDYANGEIIITMDADLQNDPRDIPQLLQKMHDGYDVVSGWRSQRQDVYLSRVLPSKIANLVISQVTGVWLHDYGCSLKAYRREVIKNIRLYGEMHRFIPALASWMGVRVAEVDVHHSPRRFGKSNYGLSRTIKVILDLLTVRFLLSYSTKPIQIFGLVGGLCLIAGLGLGIYLAILRLFMNVPIGDRPLLLLSALLAMVGVQIVTMGLLGELVVRTYHESQGKPTYVIREIVD
- a CDS encoding glycosyltransferase family 4 protein — encoded protein: MSYRILMIAPTPFFADRGCHVQIYEQMRSLRKLGHEVTICTYHNGRDLPGLDIRRIIKIPWYNKIEAGPSYHKLYLDLLLLVKSLRTAWQIKPDIIHGHLHEGAVIGYLVSRITKVPLLFDLQGSLTGELRAHNFHPERGLLYKLLGWAEGMIDHLPEVVVTQSTEMIEELKNKFRLPAEKVFLTLDGVDTDEFRPGLDSTDLRASLNLPEGKKIVVYLGLLNEYQGVDCLIQSIPHVIARSPKVHFLIMGFPNEDKYQRMAERSGVGSYVTFTGRIDYKEAPRYICLGDVAISPKLGETEANGKLYNYMACGLPTVAFDTQVNREILGDLGIYAQLGDPASLAEATLTALSDGFPAEELRMKLRQRVLDHFSWDNVARRLESCYELAYDRCGQHTKAAFRWNKKA
- a CDS encoding class I SAM-dependent methyltransferase, with the translated sequence MNLALDIPAKTDYPPYIFSTAYGLESCASAYYETNFLIRRVFIQRMKETIKLIPPRSYKCILDAGTGIGFLLPTLSHLAQCVVAVDYSQILTTTMQMVKRRHLTNIYPCQADLTNLPFDANSFDLIICLSVLEHIPEPAEVLGEFRRVLKRDGVAIVGYPVENLALGMIRKIEGILFRPDQYRAAAASVGRHLISGHVTAGHSIATDAARLLKVEREVNIKLVGLAPLYQLLRLQIG
- a CDS encoding B12-binding domain-containing radical SAM protein, with product MNIDFVYAGNQKVGPVPFGVISLAAILETEGHSVQVVDLDGQSFSYDSLAKRYEREKREPKMIGLTTMTTPTLERVAHLAELYRQIFPQSLIVVGGPHATIFPQEMLQELPIDVVVVGEGYVTVQDLARKIETGADLGEVQGLYYRKNGGITQTGERPLLMEMDILPMPAWHLVDLLQHYYVYIIESRGCPFRCTFCYSQMHKRYITKSPARVVQDIKYMHDRFKVRTFKFWDDLPFGGHKAKMVEFCERLRQERLNVSWSCFIRPEMVDEETIQAMRAAGCFRVALGVETGSPRMLKILNKHNTPEKYRHVFTILNKHDIITGVTFMLGLPDENKEDLEMSLQLAREIKATEYFAQNFKPYPGTALFQFALERGFNPPQNIFEWSKYSDFTQYNVNVSNVSTEDLLKVRKQIEGLTDKRKIYRILARVGLKQVATAPLKETSRFLHVGYNRLIAPRIKGATRISG
- a CDS encoding flippase-like domain-containing protein; its protein translation is MDQLHSIEGKSQPTRSNLAMFLNQLSHALYLGMQAIKPILTRHGSTLVRIIGSLLFIYFIISYAGVDGVRILSMFRDTNYLYVFLSLFSLLLIYPLMALKWGALLSLQAVRIPLRILAILYWIGAFFNVVIPGRYGGDVFRAYALFKHTKQVGGTISVVLDRLSGIAVLFMLAILASLINYSLVGANFLLAISLVFVVFLILVALFFTKSIYLFIANLVHRFGLFNLERQVLDLIEAVHSYKRQSRSWLNVFALTLIAQVLSVLTCYFGAVALGIALPFGYFLLLMPPIFLTALLPISINGIGVQDSAYVFFFSKVGVGASEALSMSILYHLLRTALDLLGGIIYLARR